GAGAATTATGGCTTAAACATGGGGACAAAAATACCAAGTATTTTCATATGAAGGCTAACATTAGAAGAAGTAAGAATAAGATTGAAAAAATCACTGACTCTCATGGACACACTCACACTAATGATGATGGAATAGAGAAAGTTTTAGTGGATCACTTCAAAACTTTGTTCACAAAACAAGATGCTCAAGCAATACCTGATACTATCAGAGTAGTAAAAGATAGAATCAACACTGACATGTACCAAGAGCTGAATAGACATTTTACTAAAGAGGAAGTGTTTCAAGCAATAAaggagatgaaagctcttgCAGCCCCTGGCCCTGATGGTTTACCTGCTATATTCTACCACACTCACTGGGAGGTCATTGGAAAGGAGGTAACTGACATGGTGCTAAATGTTCTTAATAACAATGGTGACCCTAGCCACCTAAATAACACGTATATCTGCCTCATCCCAAAAATAAATAACCCTGCATCACCAAAACCATAGCCAACAGAATAAAAACAATTCTACCGGATGTGATTAGCCCTAACCAAAGTGCCTTCATACAAGGCAGACTCATTACTGACAATACCCTTATTGCCTCTGAGATTTTTCATTATCTTGCCCATACTAAAAGGAAAACTGGTCATGTTGGGATCAAGACTGATATGGAAAAAGCTTATGACAGGGTTGAATGGGAGTTCCTTGAGGCAACTATGTCCATTATGGGGTTCCCAGCTACTATGGTGCAAACTATTATGAAATGTGTTTCTACAGTCAAATTTTCCATTCTCATCGATGGTTACCCATCACAAGAGTTTTGTCCTCAAAGGGGACTCAGACAGGGAGACCCTCTCTCACCCTACCTTTTTATTATCTGTGCTAATGTCTTATCTGGGCTAATATCAAGAGCCCAACAAGAAAAACTTATCCATGGGGTCAAAATATCCCAAGGGGCTCCTGAAATTAGTCACTTACTCTTTGCTGATGACAGTCTAATTTTTTGCAGGGCAACTAGTAAGGAGGTCTCCACCATCCATGAAATAATTCAAGCTTACCAAAAAGCATCAGGACAACTTGTTAACTTAGCAAAATCTGAAATGCTTTTTAGCAAAGGAGTCACTGCTGACATTAAAGGGGAAGTATCTAGAATCTTGCCTATGCAAACTGTAGAGCACTTTTCAAAATATCTAGGTATGCCTATAATGCATGGAAGATCCAAACAGCAGATTTTCAACTATATCAAAGAGAAAATTTGGAAAAAGCTTAAAGGATGGAAGGAAAAAAATCTATCTTTTGCAGGAAGAGGCACTCTAATCAAGGCTGTGGCTCAAGCCATCCCTACATATATTATGAGCTGCTTCCTCATTCCTAAAGGGGTATGTGAACAACTTGAAAGAATGATATGTAACTTTTGGTGGGGAAGCACCACTGACCTCAGGAAAATACATTGGATGAAGTGGTCAAAGGTTTGCACTCAAAAGAAAAGTGGGGGACTAGGCTTCAGAAATCTGAGAGCTTTCAACGAGGCTCTTTTGGCCAAACAGGGCTGGAGGCTTATCACTAATCCAACCTCACTGGTGGCCCAAGTCCTTAAGGAAAAATACTACCCTAATGAAGGTTTCCTAAATGCTAAACACAAACAAATGATAAGCTACACCTGGAGGAGTATTACACAGGCCAGTTGGGTTTTACAAAAAGGATGTTACTGGACAATAGGGTCTGGCCATGACATTAACATCTGGGATGACAAATGGATACAGCAAAAAGCTACTAGTTACAAGGTAAACCCTAGGCCTAATGATCTGAACCTCACCAAAGTAAAGGAGCTCATGGATAATAACTACCATGAATGGAATGAAACTATTATAAACCAAATTTTCCACCCTTATGATGCTCAAATGATACTAAATATCCCTATCATTGACAAAACCCAACCAGACACAATTACATGGGAAGGTACACAGGATGGGCAATATTCAGTAAAGTCTGGCTATAATGCTATCATGAATTGGGGTAGTCTGTCAAATGCTACCTCTTCCAATAACACTCAACATATCTGGAGCGCTCTTTGGAAGCTAAATGTGCCCCCTAAGCACAGTCACCTACTTTGGAGAGCTCTAAAAAATGCCTTACTAGTGAAGGGCAATTTATTCAAAAGAGGGGTCAGATGTGAACCCTTATGCCCTCGATGCTCAAATACTACAGAGACAATCAATCATGTGTTCTTAGAATGTGAATGGGCAAAACAAGTATGGTTTGCCTCATCTTTGAATCTAAACCTAGGGCTCAACCAAATCTCAGAATTCTTCGACTGGATCAATTTTATGAAAAACAACACAGATAAAGAATGCATGGAGAAGATTACAGCTATCACCTATGGAATATGGTATGCTAGAAACATGCTAGTTTTTCAGAATAAGTACTTACCTCCTCAAGACATCAGCTCCACTGCTTTGAACCAGATACAGGAATACCAGCTCCATGGTTTTGAGCAGCAAATCCAAAATCCGTGCGTGAGAACAAAAGGTTGCAATAACGATATAAGCTGGAGTCCACCACCTAGGGGCACCCTGAAGATCAATGTGGATGCTCACCTTAGCAGTGATGGCCATTGGTTAACAGGGATGGTTCTAAGGGGGTCGGATGGGAGCGCCATCGGAGTTGCAACTAGGGCTCACAAAGGGACTACAGATGTAATAACAGGCGAAGCTTTTGGGTTAATGGAtgtgaaattctggcacactagtattaagatgttgtactcaacgcttcaccactataatacacttttaatgcgtgaatcaatgatccaacatccaaccgcgcatacacaaggaataataaactaaacaaactgaaagtaaattaacacagtaatttgttaacccagttcagcataagcctactctgggggataccaatccaggagtgaatccactatgatagtattagtttgaagccctcaataaacttcccgtttatgacttctcacctaatcaccacccgtgctatattctacctaagacacacctaggtatgagaacctccgctcacctcctcttgaccacagccactgtgatcgtacaattCTAGATTTaataggtgaagacacacttcataaaacactcacaccacttccgtgcttaaaagctttggaatggtatacacacacactatctccttgcttagaagctccagagatattacaatgcacagacacacagttcctagtctagtggaaaatcaacacaagacttagaacacaatagacacaatactaaaacctaaactcacgctttgtaagactcaaatctggtttcagtgacttgaacaatggtgtcaacattctttaaataaccttcactagcacaggctaggtcttcaattaggcttcaatagcacaACTTGATTaaaggttccttcaaggaataatcttcaattaaaatgttttgtttccttaacttgaagatctgattagcaaacaaaacttgatcacgagatccattattaattatacgtgacagcgctccttatcacaaacgaacatttattatggattccatatttagaacttaggcgcgagatctcaacatacacaagtccggcctactggatgtggtatccaatgttgaagcattgtacccaacatcttgcttatactggatggtggaagcatgtagttccacatcaagaaggatcacatgttttagcaaaatgaggtcaaccatacaacgccaacaatctccccctttggcaatttttggctaaaacatcctAAGATTATTTCAACCTTTCTAGAGAGATACACAAGCTacctttcttcaactcaacataggcacacagtcatgaagtaaagtagaacagtttaacatgcttgttttaatacccctcatatataaaatagcatatttaatatgtatcaaattagaacttcagaggcatgcaacagcggaaggaTAAGCACAAGAGCCTCACAGGAATTTGCCAATAGAGAGTATAAGAttctcataaaagaaacactgggaaaaataaattccctcaaagctgagaaaaataaattctcaggaacAGATGATGCTTCAACATGTAGTAGCACATTGTGTGCTAAGCAGAAAAAATATTGCTCCCCCTCAAAAGTAGAATCGGGTACCAAGTTCatcttactcccccttaattcatgcaTAGGATTATTCAGATGATCCAGCATTTGATGGCACATCATAGCTCAGCATCTATTATGGCATACAaaaactactccccctttttagccacaaaatagacAAAACGGGAACTGCATAAAATAATATCCAAAAGCAGTGCAGATAGTAGCAGAACAGAAAGTGcagacaaaatattacaaaccatgCACACTAGGTGCTAAATTCAGGGCTCAGCCCACAGACATGCAAAACAAAAATCCAAATAAAGAAACATCAGAATTACACAGAAGCACTTGGGGAGGAAtcactttcttctccttcagcatctgagtcagcttcttcttcaccaCTAGTACCATCATCACCTGCATCAGCTGCTTGAACTGCAGCCTCTTCAACCCTGAGAGCATgtatcatcctttcaaactgcAACTTCTTTTCATCTAGCTCCTTACAGTTTGCTTCCAGCATAGCAATCATCTCCTTCCTTGTCATAGGAGTGTCAGCAGCAGCATTTGATGATCCAACAATATCTGGAGCATGCTGTTTACTGTACAGCTTCTGATGAATGGCCAGAGGAGTTGCCCTTTTCTTAGCAGACTCATCCTCATGCCTTATATTAGGATGTTGGGACAAGATGATGTCACATATCAAAGTTGGAAATGCAATGGGTTGCTTGGTGACAGAGGTCTTAGCATGCTGcacaacttgattgaaaatatatagaccagcattaaattttgtaccagtaccaatcatataaatgagcttacccagatttgttgcaATGTCAGATGCATGTGTAGTAGGAACCCAGTTGACAGATGCAATACGATTCAAGATGGCATACTTTTGGGTTAGCTTGACTGCAGGTACCTTCTCCTTCTTGGGCCAGATTTTCACCTTTTCAGCTGTGATAGTTTTGCAGACCACATTGTCAGATACCTCTATGTCAGGGTGAGGATCATCAGCATTACCCAGCACCTTGTTGATCACACTTGGAGAGAATG
This genomic interval from Trifolium pratense cultivar HEN17-A07 linkage group LG6, ARS_RC_1.1, whole genome shotgun sequence contains the following:
- the LOC123891638 gene encoding uncharacterized protein LOC123891638; the encoded protein is MAWNCQGLGNPRTVRALRKLIANNKPDIIFLMETKLHNISPQFTNNFAASYSFYHVDCTLNGDKGRSGGLILLWNNYSCNVDIKDVDFNYIDMLVTNLSNSVQWRATGVYGYPKHQHKHLTCDLLTTLHNASANNKWLLFGDLNLTSSNNEKFGGNPPDNNITTLFRSTLTLCDLQDLGYKGDIFTWTNKQQSQHLIKARLDRFLANSAWKNLFPVFCNYHLLRYSSDHMPILLDFNTFSGPTTNERGPKPIRYEQIWTRDPLQYQIVKDAWQKNRGTTVKKLNDTLSSLHKWGTNRFGIIPKRIKTLQTELQVLNDQNGIEDLTLQIKEKEKELDNIMECEETWWKQRSRELWLKHGDKNTKYFHMKANIRRSKNKIEKITDSHGHTHTNDDGIEKVLVDHFKTLFTKQDAQAIPDTIRVVKDRINTDMYQELNRHFTKEEVFQAIKEMKALAAPGPDGLPAIFYHTHWEVIGKEVTDMVLNVLNNNGDPSHLNNTKTGHVGIKTDMEKAYDRVEWEFLEATMSIMGFPATMVQTIMKCVSTVKFSILIDGYPSQEFCPQRGLRQGDPLSPYLFIICANVLSGLISRAQQEKLIHGVKISQGAPEISHLLFADDSLIFCRATSKEVSTIHEIIQAYQKASGQLVNLAKSEMLFSKGVTADIKGEVSRILPMQTVEHFSKYLGMPIMHGRSKQQIFNYIKEKIWKKLKGWKEKNLSFAGRGTLIKAVAQAIPTYIMSCFLIPKGVCEQLERMICNFWWGSTTDLRKIHWMKWSKVCTQKKSGGLGFRNLRAFNEALLAKQGWRLITNPTSLVAQVLKEKYYPNEGFLNAKHKQMISYTWRSITQASWVLQKGCYWTIGSGHDINIWDDKWIQQKATSYKVNPRPNDLNLTKVKELMDNNYHEWNETIINQIFHPYDAQMILNIPIIDKTQPDTITWEGTQDGQYSVKSGYNAIMNWGSLSNATSSNNTQHIWSALWKLNVPPKHSHLLWRALKNALLVKGNLFKRGVRCEPLCPRCSNTTETINHVFLECEWAKQVWFASSLNLNLGLNQISEFFDWINFMKNNTDKECMEKITAITYGIWYARNMLVFQNKYLPPQDISSTALNQIQEYQLHGFEQQIQNPCVRTKGCNNDISWSPPPRGTLKINVDAHLSSDGHWLTGMVLRGSDGSAIGVATRAHKGTTDDYSDDPAFDGTS